The Pedobacter ginsengisoli region CATTTACTGCTTTCTTTGAAAACCTTGTAATTCATTACCCTAACTATAAAGAGCACAAGCTAAACTGTGTAGGTTCAGTTGGTTATAGCTTTAGAGATATATTAAGCGTTGTAGCAGACAGATACGAAATGGGGGTTGGTAAAATTATCCGCTCACCTATAGATGATCTGGTTGATTACCATTTACAGGTGGCAAACAGATAATAGCTGCAATAAGCACAAAAAAAAAGCCCTAAAGAATAACACTTTAGGGCTTTTATTTTTACTGAGAATTTTAAAAAGAAATCTCCTTTTCAAACAATTTAGCATATTTTCTTTTATCGAATTTATACAAGGTAGCTGCCCTAAATGAAACACCCTGTTGCTTCTCCTGAAGATCTCTTAGCACACCAAAGCTTAGCATCTTTTTCCTAAAATTTCTTTTATCCAATTTCTTATTTAAAATAATTTCATAAACATTTTGTAGCTGGGTTAGTGTAAACTTCTCCGGTAAAAGCTCAAACGCTATTGGCTGATGTTTAATGCGGCGCTTTATTTTTTCGAGACCTTTATCAAAAATCTGCTGATGATCAAACGCCAGTCTTGGCAAATCTTTCACATTAATCCAGTGAGCACGTTTTGCATAGGTACTAATTGGCTTGACGGCCTTATCTCCGCCCAAACGTAAAAGTGCATAATAGGCAATACTTACTACCCTTCCCTGTGGATGTCGGTTAACATCGCCAAAGGTGTAATATTGTTCCATATAAATGTTACTTAGGCCGGTAAGCTCGTTTAAGATCCTGGAAGCTGATTGGTCTAAACTTTCCACTTCTCCAACAATGTTACCTGGCAACGCCCACCAGTCTTTAAATGGCTCTTCATTTCTCTCAATTAAAAGGATTTTTAATTCTCCTTCATCAAATCCAAACACCACACAATCAATCGAAAAAGTGGAATCAAACTGTGGTAAAACTTCTTTCAAAATATTTAATATTAATTACGTTAATTACTCGTTATACAATAACTCAAGCATATAATTATCCATAAAGATAGATAAGAATACCAATTTAGCAATATATAACATTTACAATTAGTATGCTTCTATTTTACTTTTTTTCCATTCCTTTGGAGCCGGGTTCAAACCCGAACTGGTAGTTCTGTTTCAATGTATTAAATTTTTAAATATTAAAGCAAATAAATATACTTGTCACCAAATTACACAGAAAATTAAAAATAAATTACTTAGTGTAAAAAATACACCCTATATTCGTATAATAAATCATGAAACCAAATATCAAAAATATTGCTGTATTGACATCTGGAGGAGATGCTCCGGGAATGAACGCTTGTATTAGAGCTGTAGTAAGAACCGGAATATACAATGGTATAAATATGTTTGGAGTTTTGCAGGGATACCAGGGATTAATAAACAATAATATTAATCCGATGGATGCAAGGTCCGTAAGTAACATTATCCATCTTGGAGGTACAATATTAAAAACAGCGCGTTGTCTGGATTTCAAAACAGAAGAAGGACTGGATACAGCTTTTGAAAACTTAAAAGCAAGAGACATAGACGGGCTAATTGCTATCGGCGGAGACGGAACTTTCACAGGAGCTCAGCGCTTTGCAAAAAAACATGGTGTAAAAGTTATGGGTATTCCTGGAACCATCGATAACGATTTATACGGATCAGACTTTACTTTAGGATATGATACTGCAATAAATACAGTTATTGAAGCTATTGACAAGATCAGAGATACAGCCGACTCACACGATAGATTGTTCTTTATTGAAGTAATGGGCAGAGATTCTGGATGTATTGCTTTAAGAAGTGCAATTGCAAGTGGTGCTGAAGCTGTTCTACTTCCTGAACGAGACACCAGTGTTGATGAATTGGTAGCTCAGCTGGAAGCAGGCGCATCAACTAAAAAATCTTCGAGCATAGTTATTGTGTCTGAAGGACATAAAGCTGGTGGGGCTTATGATATTGCGAAAAAAGTTAAAGAAAGGTTTAATCACTATGATACAAAAGTAACTATCTTAGGCCATCTTCAACGTGGAGGCAGCCCAAGTAGTTTCGACAGGATACTTGGAAGCAGACTTGGCTTTGCCGCTGTAAATGAACTTCTAAAAGGTAACACCATGCAAATGGTAGGCTTACGTGGTAATGATATACTTACAACCACTATTGAAGAAGCACTGACAAAGCATAGCTTTAAATTGGAGAGTGATTTATTGGAAATGACTAAAGTCTTATCAATATAAATATGATTGCAGTAGTTTATAGCGGATCAAAAACAGCGTACTGGAAAATTGCACGTGATGGTAAAACCATTGCTGAGTGTACTATGCCTGGTATTAATCCATGTTTTAATGATCAAAAAGCAATACTGCAGTTTTTAAATAAAAAGGCTACACTAATTAATCATGCCGAAAGCATAAAGAAAATATATGTGTTTGCTGCCGGAGCTTCCTCTGTAGAAAGAAGAAACGAATTGGCAGAAACTCTTGGCCTTTTCTTTAAATATAGCAAAATCACTGTAAAGGATGATTTATTTGGTGCGGCAATTTCAGCATGTTACAACAACACTGGCATTGTAGGTATTTTGGGAAGTGGCGCTAACTGTGCTTATTTTGATGGCAAAAGCCCTGAGAAAAACAACTTTGGCCTGGGATTTATTCTAGGTGACGAAGGCTCTGCAACTTATTTAGGTAAAATTATTGTAAAGGCATTTCTCCAGGAAAAACTACCTAAGGATTTACAAAGTGATTTTGAAGTAAGGTATAACCTGGACAGGCCACAAATACTTGAGCGTGTTTACAAAAAGCCAATGGCGCAGCAATTTTTCAGCTCGTTTTTTGACTTCTTTCTGGAACATCGCAACCATAAGTATATACTAGACCTTATAGATAAAGCGTTTGAAAGTTACTTCAAAATATATCTGCTGCCTACAATAAAGCTACACCCTGGAAAAGACATTCATTTTGTAGGGCTTGTTGCCGGAACTTTTCAGGAGCAATTAAGAGAAACAGCAGAAAAACACGGATTAAAAATAACATCAATAACTAAAGAACCAATATATAATTTACTAAACTACTATTCAAATTAATAAGATGAGCAAAATTGGAATAAACGGCTTTGGCCGTATCGGCAGACTTGTTTTTAGAGCTGCTTTAAAAAGAGGATTAGATATCGTTGCAATCAATGACTTAGTTGAGCCAGATTACATGGCTTATATGCTAAGATATGATTCTACTCATGGTCGTTTTGATGGTACTATCGCTGTAGAAAACGGGAACCTTGTAGTAAACGGAAAAACTATCCGTATCACTGCTGAAAGAGATCCTGCAAACTTAAAATGGAATGAAGTTGGCGTAGAAACTGTTATTGAGTCAACTGGTTTATTCTTAACTAAAGAAGATGGCGCAAAACACATTGCTGCAGGTGCAAAAAGAGTTGTATTCTCTGCTCCGGCAAAAGACGACACTCCTACTTATGTAATGGGTGTTAACCATGAAAAACTTACTGCTGACCAAACTATCGTTTCGAATGCATCTTGTACTACCAACTGTTTAGCTCCTATAGCTAAAGTATTAAATGATAACTTTGGTATCGTAGAAGGCTTAATGAGCACTATTCACGCGGTAACTGCAACACAAAAAACTGTTGACGGACCTTCAGCTAAAGACTGGAGAGGTGGCCGTGG contains the following coding sequences:
- a CDS encoding NUDIX hydrolase; the encoded protein is MKEVLPQFDSTFSIDCVVFGFDEGELKILLIERNEEPFKDWWALPGNIVGEVESLDQSASRILNELTGLSNIYMEQYYTFGDVNRHPQGRVVSIAYYALLRLGGDKAVKPISTYAKRAHWINVKDLPRLAFDHQQIFDKGLEKIKRRIKHQPIAFELLPEKFTLTQLQNVYEIILNKKLDKRNFRKKMLSFGVLRDLQEKQQGVSFRAATLYKFDKRKYAKLFEKEISF
- the pfkA gene encoding 6-phosphofructokinase; translated protein: MKPNIKNIAVLTSGGDAPGMNACIRAVVRTGIYNGINMFGVLQGYQGLINNNINPMDARSVSNIIHLGGTILKTARCLDFKTEEGLDTAFENLKARDIDGLIAIGGDGTFTGAQRFAKKHGVKVMGIPGTIDNDLYGSDFTLGYDTAINTVIEAIDKIRDTADSHDRLFFIEVMGRDSGCIALRSAIASGAEAVLLPERDTSVDELVAQLEAGASTKKSSSIVIVSEGHKAGGAYDIAKKVKERFNHYDTKVTILGHLQRGGSPSSFDRILGSRLGFAAVNELLKGNTMQMVGLRGNDILTTTIEEALTKHSFKLESDLLEMTKVLSI
- the gap gene encoding type I glyceraldehyde-3-phosphate dehydrogenase, translating into MSKIGINGFGRIGRLVFRAALKRGLDIVAINDLVEPDYMAYMLRYDSTHGRFDGTIAVENGNLVVNGKTIRITAERDPANLKWNEVGVETVIESTGLFLTKEDGAKHIAAGAKRVVFSAPAKDDTPTYVMGVNHEKLTADQTIVSNASCTTNCLAPIAKVLNDNFGIVEGLMSTIHAVTATQKTVDGPSAKDWRGGRGGFSNIIPSSTGAAKAVGLVLPELKGKLTGMSFRVPVADVSVVDLTVRLEKPATYEDIKKAMKAASEGDLKGVLAYTEDEVVSSDFIGDAHASIFDAKAGISLNDNFVKVVSWYDNEWGYSNALAKFVEYYGNLK